The window GTCGTCGCCGACCCGACCGGGAGAGGACGTTCACCGAGCAGGTTGAGTCGCTGCTCGCACTCGGGCGCGACGAGCTGGACACCGCCTTCGGCTCGCTCTCTATGATCGCGGGCGACGAGTACACTTTCGAGGTCGTCGACGCCGTCGAGGTGGGCGACATCGTCCCGGTGTCGGCGACCGACTGCGAGGTCGCCGCGGAGGACGAGCGACCCTCGTGGACCTGATGAGCCGGTGGGTGAGCTACGGGCTGCAAGCCCAGCGGGCCAGAGACCGGGTCGCTCGGGAGAACGAACGGCTCGACCGCTTCGTCTCCGTCGTCTTCCACGACCTCCGGAACCCGCTGAACGTCGCGGCCGGCTACGTCCAACTGGCACAGGAGACTGGGGAGATGGCACACCTCGATCGGGTCCAGTCGACGCTGGACCGGACGCGGGCGCCGATCGACGACCTGCTGAAACTCGCCCGATCGGGTGGGATGAATCCCGACATTCAGGTCGTTGACCTCGGGACGATCGTCGAACGCCCCCGGGAGGTGGTGTCCACCGACAACGCCTCCCTCACGGTGGCGGCGGATCGCCGGATCCGCGCGGACCCGACGGTGCTGGGACAGGTGACCGGGAACCTCGTCCGGAACGCGGCCGTCCACGGCGGAGGGGGTGTCAGTCGTCGAGGACAACCTCCCCGACGGCGTCTCCGTCGAGGACGACGGACCTGGCATCCCCGCGTCGGAGCGCCAGCGGGTCTTCGAGGTGGGCTACACGACAGGCGAGGAAGGAACAGGGTTCGGGCTCGCGATCGTCCCGGAAGTCGCCGAGGCACACGGCTGGGACGTGGCGCTTACCGATGGCGAACACGGCGGTGCACGCTACGGGATCACCGGCGTCGATTTCGTCGACGGCTGAGCGAGCGGGGTGTCGGTTGCTGTTAGATGTCAATCTCCTACTACTGCGCTTTAATTATGAAAAGCAATCATACGAGTATAATATCAGACTGGTATCAGTAACGGACGAAAGCAAGGGAATTCGGAGCTACATTCAATACGTCTGAAAGGCCACAAAATTCGATTTCGAGCTTCGAGGCGAGGCCATTCGCCAAAGATACGAAAATTATGTCATAATATATAATATTACAAGAATAACTCATATTGCTGTTTCTATATTTCGACTTCGGGGTCCCGGCCCGTCGATATCGAGGTGAAGCGGCTCGAAACGGCGCCGAAAATAACAGGCGTACGTATGTCACGGGGACAGCCGGCAAATCACGCTCGGCGCCCGGCCAACGAGCAGTCGATACCAACGGAGTACAGCGCTGCAAAACAGTCGTTTGCTATCGAGATAGCGTCTCACGAGTACGTCGCCCGGATCCCGATGATCCGGGCCGTTTCCCGCACCTTCTCCGGGATCTCGCTCCGGTATCGGTCGCCGGTCAACCGCGTCGTGGGGCCGGAGATGCTGATGGCCGCGAGCACCTCGTCGTCCGGGCCCAACACCGGGGCGCCGACCGCACGCAGGCCGACGAACCGCTCCTCGTTGTTGAACGCGACCCCCTGGCGCCGGACCGCTTCCAGTTCCGCCTCCAGACGGTCGCGGTCGGTGTACGTCGACTCCGTGCGCGACGGGAGGTCGAGGTCGTCCAGGATACTCGCGCGTCGGTCCTCCGGGAGGTGCGCCAGGTACGCCTTCCCGACGGCAGTGGCGTGGAGGTCGACCGTGGTGCCGATGTGGGAGTCCGTCTGGATCCCCCGGGCGGTCTTCGACTGGTAGATGTACACCCCTCGGCCCATCTCTTCGACCATCACGTACCCGTGTTCGCCGATGGTCGAAACCAGGTCGTCGATCTCCCCCTTCGCAACCTCGTAGAGGTCCTGCCGGTCCCGGGCCGCGTTCCCCAGGTCCAGGAACTTCAGCCCCAGGTGGTAGCGTTTGTCCTCCTTTGCCACGTATCCGAGCCGGTTGAGCGTTCGGAGGTGGTTGTAGACGGTACTTTTCGAGAGATCGAGCCC of the Halobellus ruber genome contains:
- a CDS encoding IclR family transcriptional regulator; this translates as MAGNQGPEPGTVGATETSFAILSYLKEQSGANVTEIATGLDLSKSTVYNHLRTLNRLGYVAKEDKRYHLGLKFLDLGNAARDRQDLYEVAKGEIDDLVSTIGEHGYVMVEEMGRGVYIYQSKTARGIQTDSHIGTTVDLHATAVGKAYLAHLPEDRRASILDDLDLPSRTESTYTDRDRLEAELEAVRRQGVAFNNEERFVGLRAVGAPVLGPDDEVLAAISISGPTTRLTGDRYRSEIPEKVRETARIIGIRATYS
- a CDS encoding ATP-binding protein is translated as MSVVEDNLPDGVSVEDDGPGIPASERQRVFEVGYTTGEEGTGFGLAIVPEVAEAHGWDVALTDGEHGGARYGITGVDFVDG